One region of Catenuloplanes indicus genomic DNA includes:
- a CDS encoding lytic polysaccharide monooxygenase auxiliary activity family 9 protein, producing MPNLRTLRRLLLATAAATLLLTTGLVDPASAHGSAVNPPSRNYGCWKRWGSDFQNPAMATQDPMCWQAWNADSTAMWNWNGLYRENVQGNHQAAIPDGTLCSAGNTGGTRYSALDTPGAWIAQTVPASFTLRMHDQAQHGADYLLTYVTKPGFDPLTQRLGWGDLQLAGQTGVIPPGGGQTESDPALNGKTYTVNVSAPGRTGRAVLYTIWKASHADQVYYFCSDVIFGGTGSNPAPTPSITLSPSVNPTPPSTPSPGPSTPNPGGACTATYAVTSQWNGGFQADVRVTNGGSAASGWSVAWTWQNGQQVTQSWGATISTLGNGVTVARNAGYNGALAANGSASFGFIGSSTGTNTAPLLSCTTVA from the coding sequence ATGCCCAACCTCAGAACGCTGCGCCGCCTGCTGCTGGCGACCGCGGCGGCCACCCTCCTGCTCACCACCGGACTGGTCGATCCCGCGTCCGCGCACGGCTCCGCCGTCAACCCGCCGTCCCGTAACTACGGCTGCTGGAAGCGCTGGGGCAGCGACTTCCAGAACCCGGCCATGGCCACCCAGGACCCGATGTGCTGGCAGGCCTGGAACGCCGACTCCACCGCGATGTGGAACTGGAACGGCCTCTACCGGGAGAACGTGCAGGGCAACCACCAAGCCGCGATCCCGGACGGCACGCTGTGCAGCGCGGGCAACACCGGCGGCACCCGCTACTCCGCGCTGGACACGCCGGGCGCCTGGATCGCGCAGACCGTGCCGGCCAGCTTCACGCTGCGCATGCACGACCAGGCGCAGCACGGCGCGGACTACCTGCTGACCTACGTGACGAAGCCCGGGTTCGACCCGCTCACCCAGCGGCTCGGCTGGGGTGACCTGCAACTGGCCGGGCAGACCGGGGTGATCCCGCCCGGCGGCGGGCAGACCGAGTCCGACCCGGCGCTGAACGGCAAGACCTACACGGTGAACGTCAGCGCGCCGGGGCGCACCGGCCGGGCCGTGCTCTACACGATCTGGAAGGCCAGCCACGCGGACCAGGTCTACTACTTCTGCAGTGACGTGATCTTCGGCGGGACCGGTTCGAACCCGGCACCGACGCCGTCGATCACGCTGAGCCCGAGCGTGAACCCGACGCCACCGTCGACGCCGAGCCCCGGGCCGAGCACGCCGAACCCGGGTGGCGCGTGCACCGCGACGTACGCCGTGACGAGCCAGTGGAACGGCGGCTTCCAGGCGGACGTGCGGGTCACCAACGGCGGCTCCGCGGCCAGCGGCTGGTCGGTCGCGTGGACCTGGCAGAACGGGCAGCAGGTGACGCAGAGCTGGGGAGCGACGATCTCCACGCTCGGCAACGGCGTCACGGTCGCCCGGAACGCCGGCTACAACGGTGCGCTGGCCGCGAACGGCAGCGCCTCGTTCGGCTTCATCGGCTCGTCCACCGGCACGAACACCGCGCCGCTGCTGAGCTGCACCACGGTCGCCTGA
- a CDS encoding SfnB family sulfur acquisition oxidoreductase → MTGAHVIADGTEALEVARRLAAKFAKEAAARDAERRLPRAELDRLSAAGLLAITVPATHGGADVDAVTLAEVLRLLAAADPNIAQIPQSHFVYVNVIRAQGTPAQQAFFYRELLAGKRFGNAQSEAGTKHVQDYRTRLQRTGDGFRLDGTKHYSTGALFAHWIPVLARGDDEKLYVAYVAEDTPGLTVIDDWDGMGQRTTASGTVRLDGVHVPADRVLPHHLTFTGPQLHGAVAQLLHAAIDAGIADGALAEAVEFVRTKSRPYFESGFAQASDDPLLIQRFGELAIEVRAAHALLADAARTVDAARADLTDDSAAAASVAVATAKAYADRAALTVTNALFEVSGTRSSRDPLNLHRHWRNARTHTLHDPVRWKVQHIGRYVLNGTRPPRHGLL, encoded by the coding sequence ATGACCGGGGCGCATGTCATCGCCGACGGGACCGAAGCGCTGGAGGTGGCACGGCGGCTCGCCGCGAAGTTCGCCAAGGAGGCGGCCGCGCGCGACGCCGAGCGCCGGCTGCCCCGCGCCGAGCTGGACCGGCTGTCCGCCGCCGGCCTGCTCGCGATCACGGTCCCGGCCACGCACGGCGGCGCCGACGTCGACGCGGTCACGCTGGCCGAGGTGCTGCGCCTCCTCGCGGCCGCGGACCCGAACATCGCGCAGATCCCGCAGAGCCACTTCGTGTACGTCAACGTGATCCGCGCCCAGGGCACGCCCGCACAGCAGGCGTTCTTCTACCGGGAGCTGCTGGCCGGCAAGCGGTTCGGCAACGCCCAGTCCGAGGCCGGCACCAAGCACGTGCAGGACTACCGCACCCGCCTGCAGCGGACCGGCGACGGTTTCCGGCTGGACGGGACGAAGCACTACAGCACCGGCGCGCTGTTCGCCCACTGGATCCCGGTGCTGGCCCGCGGCGACGACGAGAAGCTGTACGTCGCGTACGTCGCGGAGGACACGCCCGGCCTCACCGTGATCGACGACTGGGACGGCATGGGCCAGCGCACCACGGCCAGCGGCACGGTCCGGCTGGACGGCGTGCACGTGCCCGCGGACCGGGTGCTGCCGCACCACCTGACGTTCACCGGCCCGCAGTTGCACGGCGCGGTCGCCCAGCTGCTGCACGCCGCGATCGACGCCGGTATCGCGGACGGCGCGCTGGCCGAGGCGGTCGAGTTCGTCCGCACGAAGTCCCGGCCGTACTTCGAGAGCGGTTTCGCGCAGGCCTCCGACGACCCGCTGCTCATCCAGCGCTTCGGCGAGCTGGCGATCGAGGTCCGGGCCGCGCACGCGCTGCTCGCCGACGCCGCCCGCACCGTGGACGCAGCCCGCGCCGACCTCACCGACGACAGCGCGGCCGCGGCCTCGGTCGCGGTGGCGACCGCCAAGGCGTACGCGGACCGGGCCGCGCTCACGGTCACGAACGCGCTGTTCGAGGTGTCCGGCACCCGGTCCAGCCGCGACCCGCTCAACCTGCACCGGCACTGGCGCAACGCGCGCACGCACACGCTGCACGACCCGGTCCGCTGGAAGGTCCAGCACATCGGCCGGTACGTGCTCAACGGCACCCGGCCGCCCCGGCACGGGCTGCTCTGA
- a CDS encoding LLM class flavin-dependent oxidoreductase, translated as MSLTFHWFLPTSGDSRDIVGGGHGVAPGGAAQARPATTAYLGQIARSAEQLGFEGVLTPTGAWCEDAWITTAMLTEVTERLKFLVAFRPGLLSPTLAAHMATTYQRLSQGRVLLNVVTGGESAEQRAYGDFLDKEARYARTDEFLHVVRSLWRGESVTFDGEHVRVERARLNRLPDPVPQVYFGGSSAAAGPVSARHSDVYLTWGEPPAQVARKLEWIRGLTAAEGRIQRYGIRLHTITRDTAEEAWAEAGRLLRGISDAEIAKVQAGLHRSESEGQRRMLALNGGTRDGLEISPNLWAGVGLIRGGAGTALVGSHTEVADRIEEYANLGLSEFILSGYPHLEEAYWFGEGVLPILRERGLWQHPAGEPTLRDTVTVPFTPEPVRSS; from the coding sequence ATGAGCCTCACGTTCCACTGGTTCCTGCCGACCTCCGGCGACAGCCGGGACATCGTCGGCGGCGGGCACGGCGTCGCACCCGGCGGCGCCGCGCAGGCCCGGCCGGCCACCACTGCATACCTGGGCCAGATCGCGCGCTCGGCGGAGCAGCTCGGCTTCGAGGGCGTGCTCACCCCAACCGGTGCGTGGTGCGAGGACGCCTGGATCACCACCGCGATGCTCACCGAGGTCACCGAGCGGCTGAAGTTCCTGGTCGCCTTCCGGCCCGGCCTGCTCTCGCCGACGCTGGCCGCGCACATGGCGACCACCTACCAGCGCCTGTCCCAGGGCCGGGTGCTGCTCAACGTGGTCACCGGCGGGGAGAGCGCGGAGCAGCGCGCGTACGGCGACTTCCTGGACAAGGAGGCGCGGTACGCCCGTACCGACGAGTTCCTGCACGTGGTCCGGTCACTGTGGCGCGGCGAGAGCGTGACGTTCGACGGCGAGCACGTGCGCGTCGAGCGGGCGCGGCTCAACCGGCTGCCCGACCCGGTCCCGCAGGTCTACTTCGGCGGCTCCTCCGCGGCCGCCGGCCCGGTCTCCGCCCGCCACTCCGACGTCTACCTCACCTGGGGTGAACCGCCCGCGCAGGTCGCCCGGAAGCTGGAGTGGATCCGCGGGCTCACCGCCGCCGAGGGCCGCATCCAGCGGTACGGCATCCGCCTGCACACCATCACCCGGGACACCGCCGAGGAGGCGTGGGCCGAGGCCGGCCGTCTGCTGCGCGGCATCTCCGACGCCGAGATCGCGAAGGTCCAGGCCGGCCTGCACCGCAGCGAGTCCGAGGGCCAGCGCCGCATGCTCGCGCTCAACGGCGGCACTCGCGACGGCCTGGAGATCTCCCCGAACCTGTGGGCCGGCGTCGGCCTGATCCGCGGCGGCGCGGGCACGGCGCTGGTCGGCAGCCACACCGAGGTCGCCGACCGGATCGAGGAGTACGCGAACCTCGGCCTCAGCGAGTTCATCCTCTCCGGCTACCCGCACCTGGAGGAGGCCTACTGGTTCGGCGAGGGCGTCCTGCCCATCCTGCGCGAGCGCGGCCTGTGGCAGCACCCGGCCGGCGAGCCCACCCTGCGCGACACCGTGACCGTCCCGTTCACCCCCGAGCCGGTTCGATCCAGCTGA
- a CDS encoding sensor histidine kinase has protein sequence MATTGSTAVTGTDADWVHVSRRSLSQDAADRLAELAARATGAPTGLVQLLEGRRMLMSGGYHLPAAWADLGAIPAASTLAGVILDSGCPLVVHDVLDDARVPPDAPVRQADARAYLGYPVRSRTGAVVGVCAVVDYTPRDWTAAEQSVVGHAAEVCGTFVAEREALENADRHRRFLDAVLDNLHDGVVACDAAGRRVLINAPMLRFTGRTPEPFASGGHPLDFGLRHADGRPMAPDDTPLSRAFAGEELHGLEVLADSPMQRPRVLLVDGQPIADASGERLGAVIALQDVTELKRTERFRDCELAVASALAEAASATEAGPRVLEAVVRTLGWAHAELWLVDGPGGVLRAAAHWSAPGSVAAMHVPDQLAYGQGISGKAWLTGEPVWIRDLADGEALLPADTIETSQLHAALAIPVRSGDDTLGVLAFFAEVVEDPEDALVALLAGIAAHVGQFLERRRAEDLELQLARSKDEYLALIGHEMRTPLTSISAYTSLLREATPAQLTADGPALLEVIDRNTTLLRGIIDDLLDLAALDTGHATVQLTPCDLAEVVREAADAARASLTGDSITLRVDAPESLVLPGDRMRLRRVLDNLIGNGIKYSPDGGEVTVTLAADGDYVAELVVADRGIGIPPDERDRLFSRFYRSSRTRDRAIPGSGLGLAISRAIIERHHGTIALLNPDSGTAFQIRLPMNSTE, from the coding sequence GTGGCGACGACGGGCAGCACCGCCGTGACCGGCACGGACGCGGACTGGGTGCACGTCTCGCGCCGCTCGCTCTCACAGGACGCCGCGGACCGGCTCGCGGAACTGGCCGCGCGGGCGACCGGCGCGCCGACCGGCCTGGTCCAGCTGCTGGAAGGGCGCCGCATGCTGATGAGCGGCGGCTACCACCTGCCCGCCGCCTGGGCCGACCTGGGCGCGATCCCGGCCGCGTCCACGCTCGCCGGGGTGATCCTGGACTCCGGCTGCCCGCTGGTCGTGCACGACGTGCTCGACGACGCGCGGGTACCGCCGGACGCGCCGGTGCGGCAGGCGGACGCGCGGGCCTACCTCGGCTATCCGGTCCGGTCCCGGACCGGCGCGGTGGTCGGCGTCTGCGCGGTGGTCGACTACACGCCGCGCGACTGGACCGCGGCGGAGCAGTCCGTGGTCGGGCACGCGGCCGAGGTGTGCGGCACGTTCGTGGCCGAGCGGGAGGCGCTGGAGAACGCGGACCGGCACCGGCGCTTCCTGGACGCGGTGCTGGACAACCTGCACGACGGCGTGGTCGCCTGCGACGCGGCCGGCCGCCGGGTGCTGATCAACGCGCCGATGCTGCGGTTCACCGGGCGTACGCCGGAGCCGTTCGCGTCCGGCGGCCACCCGCTCGACTTCGGGCTCCGGCACGCGGACGGGCGGCCGATGGCGCCGGACGACACGCCGCTGTCCCGCGCGTTCGCCGGTGAGGAACTGCACGGGCTGGAGGTGCTGGCGGACTCGCCGATGCAGCGCCCGCGCGTGCTGCTGGTGGACGGCCAGCCGATCGCGGACGCGTCCGGTGAGCGGCTCGGCGCCGTGATCGCGCTCCAGGACGTCACCGAGCTGAAGCGCACCGAACGGTTCCGCGACTGTGAGCTGGCGGTCGCGTCCGCGCTGGCCGAGGCCGCGAGCGCGACCGAGGCCGGGCCACGGGTGCTCGAGGCCGTGGTCCGCACGCTCGGCTGGGCGCACGCGGAACTGTGGCTGGTCGACGGCCCCGGCGGCGTGCTGCGGGCCGCCGCGCACTGGAGCGCGCCGGGCAGCGTGGCCGCGATGCACGTGCCGGATCAGCTCGCGTACGGCCAGGGGATCTCCGGCAAGGCGTGGCTGACCGGCGAGCCGGTCTGGATCCGCGACCTGGCCGACGGTGAGGCGCTGCTGCCCGCGGACACGATCGAGACGTCGCAACTGCACGCCGCCCTGGCCATCCCGGTCCGGTCCGGCGACGACACGCTCGGCGTGCTCGCGTTCTTCGCCGAGGTCGTCGAGGACCCGGAGGACGCGCTGGTCGCGCTGCTGGCCGGGATCGCCGCGCACGTCGGCCAGTTCCTGGAGCGCCGCCGGGCCGAGGACCTGGAGCTGCAGCTGGCCCGCAGCAAGGACGAGTATCTCGCGCTGATCGGGCACGAGATGCGGACGCCGCTGACCTCGATCAGCGCGTACACCAGCCTGCTCCGCGAGGCCACACCGGCGCAGCTGACCGCGGACGGCCCGGCGCTGCTGGAGGTGATCGACCGCAACACCACGCTGCTCCGCGGCATCATCGACGACCTGCTGGACCTGGCCGCGCTGGACACCGGCCACGCCACCGTGCAGCTCACCCCGTGCGACCTGGCCGAGGTGGTCCGTGAGGCGGCCGACGCGGCCCGCGCCTCGCTGACCGGCGACTCGATCACGCTGCGCGTGGACGCACCCGAGTCGCTGGTCCTGCCGGGCGACCGGATGCGGCTGCGGCGCGTGCTGGACAACCTGATCGGCAACGGCATCAAGTACAGCCCGGACGGCGGCGAGGTCACGGTCACGCTCGCCGCGGACGGCGACTACGTGGCCGAGCTGGTCGTGGCGGACCGCGGGATCGGCATCCCACCGGACGAGCGCGACCGGCTGTTCTCCCGCTTCTACCGCAGCTCCCGAACGCGCGACCGGGCGATCCCGGGCAGCGGTCTCGGCCTGGCGATCAGCCGTGCCATCATCGAACGCCACCACGGCACGATCGCGCTGCTCAACCCGGACTCCGGCACCGCGTTCCAGATCCGCCTCCCGATGAACAGCACGGAGTAG
- a CDS encoding CbtA family protein: protein MGAVTLGGVLRRGALAGVAAGVAASLVAFVVVEPVIERALAVEEARTAGEPAEEALVGRATQIAGGMVAALAVAVCLALVLAVVFARVRHRLPGRTDFGRATLLAFLGFVSFALVPALKYPANPPAVGDPDTVGARTAQYLSLIAAAAAISWLAVLVRQVLVARGQSAPLAVTAGVLTGIAGYTVLMLIWPATGGELPADVPPQLIWDFRVASLAELAAMWATMGATLGLLLTPRSPRAVRPDVAATAA from the coding sequence ATGGGCGCGGTCACGCTGGGCGGCGTGCTGCGGCGGGGCGCGCTCGCCGGCGTCGCGGCCGGGGTGGCCGCCTCGCTGGTCGCCTTCGTCGTCGTCGAGCCGGTCATCGAGCGCGCGCTCGCCGTGGAGGAGGCGCGCACCGCGGGTGAGCCCGCGGAGGAGGCGCTCGTCGGCCGCGCCACGCAGATCGCCGGCGGCATGGTGGCCGCGCTCGCGGTCGCGGTCTGCCTCGCGCTGGTGCTGGCCGTGGTGTTCGCGCGGGTGCGGCACCGGCTGCCCGGGCGCACCGACTTCGGCCGGGCGACGCTGCTGGCGTTCCTCGGGTTCGTGTCGTTCGCACTGGTCCCGGCGCTGAAGTACCCGGCGAACCCGCCCGCGGTCGGCGACCCGGACACGGTGGGCGCACGCACCGCGCAGTACCTGTCACTGATCGCGGCCGCGGCGGCGATCTCCTGGCTGGCCGTGCTGGTCCGGCAGGTGCTGGTGGCCCGCGGGCAGTCGGCGCCACTCGCGGTGACCGCCGGCGTGCTGACCGGGATCGCCGGCTACACGGTGCTCATGCTGATCTGGCCGGCCACCGGCGGAGAGCTCCCGGCGGACGTGCCGCCGCAGCTGATCTGGGACTTCCGGGTCGCGTCGCTGGCCGAGCTGGCCGCGATGTGGGCGACGATGGGCGCCACGCTGGGCCTGCTGCTCACTCCACGGTCGCCGAGGGCGGTCCGCCCGGACGTGGCCGCGACCGCGGCTTGA
- a CDS encoding CbtB domain-containing protein — protein sequence MPSHVSAPAVDPAVAPIRVPLLAWLLAVVALVVFYLLLQENGLVTTGAVAEYLHEFTHDGRHALGVPCH from the coding sequence ATGCCGTCCCACGTTTCCGCACCGGCCGTCGACCCCGCCGTCGCCCCGATCCGGGTGCCGCTGCTCGCCTGGCTGCTGGCCGTCGTCGCGCTCGTCGTGTTCTACCTGCTGCTGCAGGAGAACGGGCTGGTCACGACCGGCGCGGTCGCGGAGTACCTGCACGAGTTCACCCACGACGGCCGGCACGCGCTCGGCGTTCCGTGTCACTGA
- the trmB gene encoding tRNA (guanosine(46)-N7)-methyltransferase TrmB, whose protein sequence is MEALADQINALPPARVRTFHPRRGRMSPKHHDAMERLWESHGVDVPLDPATALPLDLAALFGREAPTVLEIGSGMGEATVAMAAADPERDYLAVEVHTPGVGNLLSMSERRGLTNVRVALGDALTLVGHQLAPGSLDAIHVFFPDPWPKARHHKRRLIQPAHVGLLRSRLRPGGTLHCATDWAEYAEAMLETLTAEPGLTNAFDRFAPRPEHRPMTKFERRGIAAHRRIYDVIFHRSPTEDEQV, encoded by the coding sequence ATGGAGGCGCTGGCCGATCAGATCAACGCGCTGCCTCCCGCCCGGGTGCGGACGTTCCATCCCCGCCGGGGGCGGATGAGTCCGAAGCACCACGACGCGATGGAGCGGCTGTGGGAGAGCCACGGCGTCGACGTGCCGCTCGACCCGGCCACGGCGCTGCCGCTCGACCTCGCCGCGCTCTTCGGCCGCGAGGCGCCCACGGTGCTGGAGATCGGTTCCGGCATGGGTGAGGCGACCGTGGCGATGGCCGCGGCCGACCCGGAGCGCGATTACCTGGCGGTCGAGGTGCACACGCCCGGCGTCGGCAACCTGCTGAGCATGAGCGAGCGCCGCGGCCTAACGAACGTGCGGGTCGCGCTCGGCGACGCGCTGACGCTGGTCGGTCACCAGCTCGCGCCCGGCTCGCTGGACGCGATCCACGTCTTCTTCCCGGACCCGTGGCCGAAGGCGCGGCACCACAAGCGCCGGCTGATCCAGCCCGCGCACGTCGGGCTGCTCCGCTCGCGGCTGCGCCCGGGCGGCACGCTGCACTGCGCCACCGACTGGGCGGAGTACGCGGAGGCCATGCTGGAGACGCTGACCGCGGAACCGGGCCTGACCAACGCGTTCGACCGGTTCGCGCCGCGGCCGGAGCACCGTCCGATGACGAAGTTCGAGCGCCGTGGCATCGCGGCCCACCGCCGCATCTACGACGTGATCTTCCACCGCTCCCCCACCGAGGACGAGCAGGTCTAG
- a CDS encoding cellulose binding domain-containing protein, with translation MPVNRRRRPRLPGILATIVTITAVVLALITIRPALAGNDLEAQADPVRIMALGDSITGSPGCWRALLWQKLQAAGVTNTDFVGTLPPQGCGFAYDGENEGHGGYLATNIAGQSLLPGWLAATDPDVVMMHLGTNDVWSNIAPATILAAFSTLVDQMRAGNPGMRILVAQIIPVDPPSCTECAARTVAFNAAIPAWAASRSTAASPITVVDQWTGFVPATDTGDGVHPNAAGDAKIANRWYAPLVAAINGTQPTPTPTGTGSPSPTAGPTPGPTGSPTPTGGSGGGCTATYTIVGQWQGGFQGEVVIANGGSAASRSWTARFAFGAGQTVSQAWGGNVTQSGVDVTVSNASWNGVLAPGASTTAGFIASWTGSNPTPATTCTFG, from the coding sequence ATGCCCGTGAACCGCCGACGGCGCCCCCGTCTTCCCGGCATCCTCGCCACCATCGTGACGATCACCGCGGTCGTCCTCGCGCTGATCACCATCCGGCCCGCGCTGGCCGGCAACGACCTCGAGGCCCAGGCCGATCCGGTACGGATCATGGCGCTGGGCGACTCGATCACCGGCTCGCCCGGCTGCTGGCGCGCGCTGCTCTGGCAGAAGCTGCAGGCCGCCGGCGTCACGAACACCGACTTCGTGGGCACGCTGCCGCCGCAGGGCTGCGGCTTCGCCTACGACGGCGAGAACGAGGGCCACGGCGGCTACCTGGCCACGAACATCGCCGGCCAGTCGCTGCTGCCGGGCTGGCTGGCCGCGACCGACCCGGACGTCGTGATGATGCACCTCGGCACGAACGACGTGTGGAGCAACATCGCACCGGCCACGATCCTGGCCGCGTTCTCCACGCTGGTCGACCAGATGCGTGCCGGTAATCCCGGCATGCGCATCCTGGTCGCGCAGATCATCCCGGTTGACCCGCCGAGCTGCACCGAGTGCGCGGCGCGGACCGTGGCGTTCAACGCGGCGATCCCGGCGTGGGCCGCGTCGAGGAGCACGGCCGCGTCGCCGATCACGGTGGTGGATCAGTGGACCGGTTTCGTACCGGCGACCGACACCGGCGACGGCGTGCACCCGAACGCGGCCGGCGACGCGAAGATCGCGAACAGGTGGTATGCGCCGCTGGTCGCGGCCATCAACGGCACCCAGCCCACGCCGACGCCGACCGGCACCGGCAGCCCGTCGCCGACGGCCGGCCCGACGCCCGGACCGACCGGCAGCCCCACGCCCACCGGCGGCTCCGGCGGGGGCTGCACCGCCACGTACACGATCGTCGGTCAGTGGCAGGGCGGCTTCCAGGGCGAGGTGGTGATCGCCAACGGCGGTAGCGCGGCCAGCCGGTCGTGGACCGCGCGGTTCGCGTTCGGCGCCGGGCAGACCGTGTCGCAGGCGTGGGGTGGGAATGTCACCCAATCGGGTGTCGATGTCACGGTGAGCAACGCGTCCTGGAACGGCGTGCTCGCGCCGGGCGCCTCCACCACGGCCGGGTTCATCGCGTCGTGGACGGGGAGTAATCCGACTCCTGCCACTACCTGCACTTTCGGATAA
- a CDS encoding TolB family protein: MRRTISRCRHAARRAGRAGFTAALSIAALTALPAVAHAQPAPAAGKAAVNVKAAVNVKAAGHELVFVRDGNVMLLRGAVEKRLTTGGGAARPRWSPDGKRIAYLLKNRIWVMNADGSGRRDLGAHASGGADWSPDGKWLAFAAPGCTGGPVVYRVATSGKTTPEVLFPAECKGQPLPAEKPEPARGGTLSERIAVDDTVSWAPDGKRIAFRGGMCESIYDACLTIGTVADAGERAVATFGGGGQKSGSATVPSWRPDGARLTWTASTSAKLTVIEYDPATGAKRTLGVPGDRELSYRTARTAYLTGERDGRSWIFQLDTSGSTRTALRQGSQPEPRP; this comes from the coding sequence ATGCGCAGGACCATCAGCCGTTGCCGGCACGCCGCACGCAGGGCCGGCCGGGCCGGATTCACGGCCGCACTCTCGATCGCGGCTCTGACCGCACTGCCCGCCGTCGCCCACGCGCAGCCCGCACCGGCCGCGGGCAAGGCGGCCGTCAACGTCAAGGCAGCCGTCAACGTCAAGGCGGCCGGGCACGAGCTGGTGTTCGTGCGGGACGGGAACGTCATGCTGCTGCGGGGAGCCGTGGAGAAGCGGCTCACCACCGGTGGGGGCGCGGCGCGGCCGCGGTGGTCGCCGGACGGCAAGCGCATCGCGTACCTGTTGAAGAACCGCATCTGGGTCATGAACGCGGACGGCAGCGGGCGGCGCGATCTGGGTGCGCACGCGTCCGGCGGTGCGGACTGGTCGCCGGACGGGAAGTGGCTGGCGTTCGCGGCGCCCGGGTGCACCGGCGGTCCGGTCGTCTACCGGGTCGCGACCAGCGGGAAGACCACGCCGGAGGTGCTGTTCCCGGCGGAGTGCAAGGGGCAGCCGCTGCCAGCGGAGAAGCCGGAGCCCGCCCGCGGCGGCACGCTGAGTGAGCGGATCGCGGTGGACGACACGGTCTCCTGGGCGCCGGACGGCAAGCGGATCGCCTTCCGGGGCGGGATGTGCGAGTCGATCTACGACGCGTGCCTGACGATCGGGACCGTGGCGGACGCGGGTGAGCGCGCGGTGGCCACGTTCGGCGGTGGGGGCCAGAAGAGCGGGTCCGCGACCGTGCCGTCGTGGCGGCCGGACGGGGCACGCCTGACCTGGACCGCGAGCACGTCCGCAAAGTTGACCGTGATCGAGTACGACCCGGCGACCGGCGCCAAGCGCACCCTCGGCGTGCCCGGTGACCGGGAGCTGAGCTACCGGACCGCGCGCACCGCGTACCTCACCGGGGAGCGCGACGGACGCTCGTGGATCTTCCAGCTGGACACGTCCGGCAGCACGCGGACCGCGCTGCGCCAGGGATCGCAGCCGGAGCCCCGTCCATAG
- a CDS encoding DUF4240 domain-containing protein encodes MDIDGFWAIIEGSGRGTEPVERGKWIERALAGLSVEDLVDFQDHLDEQMSRVCGDLMGEAATLILCGCGDDSFCRFQAWLVGLGRETLDRVADDPDLLADEPEVRRLAERHPRDWTNEEYPWFEELEFVAVHEYERRELDTDSIYDALRARDDADTTPRRDREADDRDPDEALPRLTAMFGGRMWD; translated from the coding sequence ATGGACATCGACGGGTTTTGGGCGATCATCGAAGGCTCGGGGCGGGGTACCGAGCCCGTCGAGCGGGGAAAGTGGATCGAGAGGGCGCTGGCCGGGCTGAGCGTGGAGGATCTGGTCGACTTCCAGGATCACCTCGACGAGCAGATGAGCCGGGTATGCGGCGACTTGATGGGCGAGGCTGCCACCTTGATCCTGTGCGGCTGCGGCGACGACAGTTTCTGTCGGTTCCAAGCGTGGCTTGTCGGTCTGGGGCGGGAGACCCTGGACCGGGTGGCCGACGACCCGGACCTGCTCGCTGACGAGCCCGAGGTGCGACGGCTGGCTGAACGGCATCCGCGAGACTGGACGAACGAGGAGTACCCCTGGTTCGAGGAACTCGAGTTCGTCGCCGTTCACGAATACGAGCGGCGTGAACTCGATACGGACAGCATCTACGACGCACTCAGGGCCCGCGATGACGCAGACACCACGCCACGCCGAGACCGCGAGGCGGACGACCGCGACCCGGATGAGGCGCTGCCCAGGCTGACCGCCATGTTCGGGGGCCGGATGTGGGATTGA